One window from the genome of Candidatus Saccharimonadales bacterium encodes:
- a CDS encoding DUF427 domain-containing protein yields MKAIWKDRVIAESPKEDLIYIESNWYFPPSSVKKEFLKESSTPYTCPWKGECQYFDVGDGKEWSKDNAWTYPEPKPTAIEIVKKDFSNYVAFWRDVKVTED; encoded by the coding sequence ATGAAAGCAATTTGGAAAGACAGAGTAATCGCCGAGTCGCCTAAAGAAGACCTTATATATATTGAGAGCAACTGGTACTTTCCGCCCTCAAGTGTTAAGAAAGAGTTCTTAAAAGAAAGCTCCACCCCATACACTTGCCCATGGAAAGGTGAATGCCAGTACTTTGACGTTGGCGATGGCAAGGAGTGGTCCAAGGACAACGCCTGGACATATCCTGAGCCAAAACCTACCGCTATTGAGATTGTGAAAAAAGACTTCAGCAACTACGTCGCCTTCTGGCGTGATGTAAAAGTTACCGAAGACTAA